The region TCACTGGGTGGGTCCTGAGCCCAGCTGGCCCCGGGGGGGACGGGCCCCGTCAGCAGCAGGACTTCTGGGCCGAGGCGGGCACGCAGCAGGCCTGGCGGGAGCCCACGGGCCGGCAGAGCAGGGACACGCAGGAGGCCCGGCGGCAGCAGCTGGGCTGGCAGGAGGACGCGGGCACGCAGCAGGCGGGCCTGCACACGGGCTGGCAGAGCAGGGACACGCAGGAGGAAGGCCTGCAGCAGGACGAGGAGCAGGGGCTGGGCCAGCTGCAGGAGggggctgagcagggggaggtctTGCAGCAGACAGGGGTGAAGCAGAGGGGCTTGCAGCAGACAGGGGTGAAGCAGAGGGGCTTGCAGCAGACAGAGGTGCAGCAGACGGACGCGCCACAGGTTTCCTGGCAGGGCAAGGAGCTGCAACAGGAGGGCTGGCAGCTAGACTGTTGGCAGCATGAGGAGGCCGAGCAGGGGGAGGTCTCGCAGCAGAGAGGGGTGCAGCCGACGGGCTTGAAGCAGACAGGGGTGCAACAGATGGACGCGCCACAGGCTtcctggcagggggaggagctgcaGCAGGGGGGCTGGCAGGAGCTGGTGCAGGCTGATTGGCAGGGGCTGGACCCGCCGCTCACGGGGGTGCAGATGAAGGtcaggcaggaggctggggcgCAGCCGCTGGGGGTGCAGCCACTGGACTGGCAACAGCTGGGGGCGCAGCAGGGGGCAGCGCAGCAGGGGGGCTCGCAGCAGCTCTCTGGGCAGTCGTCCACCTGCCAGGAGGAGTCGGGGCAGGAGTCCCAGGAGCCGGGCAGGCAGACGCGGCTGCCGTAGCTCAGGTCGCTGGAGCAGACAGACAGGGTGGACGCGGCCatggtgggggcggtggggctggaggagggtgtgcgtgtgagtgtgagtgcgagtgtgtgagtgtgtgtgaggtGCTGGGCTGTGGGCTTTTATACCCTGCAAGGTGTGTGTTGTCCAGCAAGAGGCTCCCTGAGACTTCCCTTTCCTTGTTAGTGTTTTGACTGAGTCCTGGGAGTGCTTATTACTGCTGCTTTATTTACACACGAGCGTTTGCTGCTTGTAAAACGCCTGTCCTGGTTGAGGACGGGGCTGGCCCCCGACTTTGTTTAGTTCTCTAAGCAAACAGCGCAGGAGCTACCTAGAGTCCTAGAGCCCCGGGGCGTGCAGCCTGCGCACCGTATCTGGCTCTCGGGTGTGGTCCGTGGTGTGGCGGGCGAGGGCTGCGAATCCCAGAGTCTCGGGGAGTGGGCAGGATGCAAAGCCGGGACAGGTGTGCTGATCAGCTACAGGGCGTCCCCCACACACGGAGGGCTGCATGGTGGCTCATGCAGTCCAGCGTGAATGGGACAGCAGAAAAAGTGTCTCAGCCCAGATGACAGAGATGGAATGCGGTGAACTTAAGAGAAATGGATGATGCCCTCAAGATCCAATGTCCATCATACAAGATTTCCAGAAAGACAGATCAGCCACAGGGAACATTTCTCAGAGCAGAGGGAATCGGGGTCTTGGGATGTGGAATTCTGACCAAAGGAGGGATGAGATGAACAGAAAACGGTGCATCTGTAGGCACACGGCTGAACTCTCTCACCAAACCTGAACAACCTAGATGCCCTGGGAGAGATCGGCATCGCATCGTAACTCGGCGAACCTGATGCCTAAAGACATGCAACCAAATCTTTGACgctggagggaggggagttgGATTATGTGACTCAGTGAAACCACCCAGTTTGCGGAAGGTTAAGCACTTCTGATACTTTAGCTGTTCTGAAAAACTGCCCCTCAAACACCGTCCATGAAAGTATCTCGAGACCACCTGGTCCAGCAAACtcaatacaaaaacaaagagaagtagaatataaaaaataatcaagagcaaaaaaaaaaaaaaaaaaaaaaaaccagcaacaaGCAGGTTGCAAGTCTTAACTTCTTCAGGGAGAGGAATTTTGCCCATTTGACCCGACAGAGCCAAGCAGCGGCTCAccgtcctcccctcctccctgcacgtAACGCACTCGGTGGCACGCGGCTCTGAGCCCTGGCCCCAAGCACCGCCACCGGGCCAGGCAGAAGGTCCCTCGTGCTCCCCATCCTGGCAACACCTCCCTTCACCCCAAACCCCTACGGCCTGACTCTCAGTCACTACTCAGATGTGACTTGtggcttttccagaatgtcatagaaatACAATGTGCAGCCTTcggggtctggcttctttcatttaacaaaatgtgCTTGGGTTGCACGTGTGCTGTGGGCACATCAGTAGTAGCTCCTGTCTCTTTATTCTGAATGCGTTCTGCCGTATGCATGGACCACAATTTGGTTATTCTGCCAACGGGTGAAGGACGTCTTcgttgctttctgttttggagggttatgaacaaagctgctgcAACACTGCGTACCGGTTTCTGCCTGGCAGTGAGTTTTTGTTTCTCCAGGGTAAACACGTAGAGGTGGCCTAGCTGGATCACAGGGTAAGGGCATGTGTAACGTGATGAGAAACCGCCAGACTATTTTGCAAAGCGTCTGTGCCATTTTGCGTTCCCACCAGCGGCGTATGGGAGTTCTCGTggttctgcatccttgccagcccCTGATGTTGCCagtttttttgttaaatattagccattctaataggtgtgaggtggtatctctttgtattttaatttgcgTTGCCCTGA is a window of Zalophus californianus isolate mZalCal1 chromosome 1, mZalCal1.pri.v2, whole genome shotgun sequence DNA encoding:
- the LOC113917253 gene encoding keratin-associated protein 10-7-like, whose amino-acid sequence is MAASTLSVCSSDLSYGSRVCLPGSWDSCPDSSWQVDDCPESCCEPPCCAAPCCAPSCCQSSGCTPSGCAPASCLTFICTPVSGGSSPCQSACTSSCQPPCCSSSPCQEACGASICCTPVCFKPVGCTPLCCETSPCSASSCCQQSSCQPSCCSSLPCQETCGASVCCTSVCCKPLCFTPVCCKPLCFTPVCCKTSPCSAPSCSWPSPCSSSCCRPSSCVSLLCQPVCRPACCVPASSCQPSCCRRASCVSLLCRPVGSRQACCVPASAQKSCC